The following are from one region of the Procambarus clarkii isolate CNS0578487 chromosome 52, FALCON_Pclarkii_2.0, whole genome shotgun sequence genome:
- the LOC138352119 gene encoding uncharacterized protein, with amino-acid sequence MLECEVFTLEREVFMLECEVFTLECEVFMLECEVFVLECEVFTLECEVFRLECEVFTLECEVFMLEYAVFMLECEVFTLECEMFTLECEVFTLECEVFMLECEVFMLECEVFVLECEVFTLECEVFRLECAVFIPECEVFMLECEVFMLECEVFMLECEVFVLECEVFTLECEVFMLECEVFMLECEVFVLECEVFTLECEVFTLECAVFMLECEVFVLECEVFTLECAVFMLECEVFVLECEVFTLECEVFTLESEVFMLECEVFTLEYEVFMLECEMFTLEFEVFTLECEVFTLKV; translated from the coding sequence ATGCTTGAGTGTGAGGTGTTTACACTTGAGCGTGAGGTGTTTATGCTTGAGTGTGAGGTGTTTACACTTGAGTGTGAGGTGTTTATGCTTGAGTGTGAGGTGTTTGTGCTTGAGTGTGAGGTGTTTACACTTGAGTGTGAGGTGTTTAGACTTGAGTGTGAGGTGTTTACACTTGAGTGTGAGGTGTTTATGCTTGAGTATGCGGTGTTTATGCTTGAGTGTGAGGTGTTTACACTTGAGTGTGAGATGTTTACACTTGAGTGTGAGGTGTTTACACTTGAGTGTGAGGTGTTTATGCTTGAGTGTGAGGTGTTTATGCTTGAGTGTGAGGTGTTTGTGCTTGAGTGTGAGGTGTTTACACTTGAGTGTGAGGTGTTTAGACTTGAGTGTGCGGTGtttatacctgagtgtgaggtgtTTATGCTTGAGTGTGAGGTGTTTATGCTTGAGTGTGAGGTGTTTATGCTTGAGTGTGAGGTGTTTGTGCTTGAGTGTGAGGTGTTTACACTTGAGTGTGAAGTGTTTATGCTTGAGTGTGAGGTGTTTATGCTTGAGTGTGAGGTGTTTGTGCTTGAGTGTGAGGTGTTTACACTTGAGTGTGAGGTGTTTACACTTGAGTGTGCGGTGTTTATGCTTGAGTGTGAGGTGTTTGTGCTTGAGTGTGAGGTGTTTACACTTGAGTGTGCGGTGTTTATGCTTGAGTGTGAGGTGTTTGTGCTTGAGTGTGAGGTGTTTACACTTGAGTGTGAGGTGTTTACACTTGAGTCTGAGGTGTTTATGCTTGAGTGTGAGGTGTTTACACTTGAGTATGAGGTGTTTATGCTTGAGTGTGAGATGTTTACGCTTGAGTTTGAGGTATTTACACTTGAGTGTGAGGTGTTTACGCTTAAGGTGTAA